AAAATTGAGGAACGGGCATACTGTGACTGTATTTACTGTCGGGACTGGAGGCATGTTTGACCAGAGGAGGGCAGGTGCTGAAAACTTGCCAATGCCAGCTCAGTGGCATCGCATAGCTGTTCATAATGAGCAGCTTGGTACATATGCTGTTCAAAAGTTGGTTAAGAAGTATGTGCTTTCTACTCTATAGCACGTGATTCTGTTTTTTTGCCTTTTGATGTGAAATCAAAACTAAAGTTCAGATTCTTAATTCACCAAGGATATACCGTGCTTATTATTATGTCTTATTTCAGTGCTGCAGTATATGTTGAGGGTGATATTGAGACTAGAGCCTACAATGATAACATCAATAATCAAGTGAAAATCGTACCTGAGATCTGTGTGCGGTTTGATGGTAAGTTAATCTGAGGTTCAAGTAATTTTTCTTTCCCTTGGCAATCTGTTTTGTTGTAAATATTCGTTAGCCAAATAAACTAATGCAAATGTGGCACAAGCTACCTGAGTTATTTCTTGAAGAATGCCCTGCTGATTTTTGTTCTCTTGCGGTACCCCACCCATCCCTACCAAAGCAGCTTAGTTAGAAAACAGACCTACCTAAGGGGAGCGGGACTAGCTCTCCTGTTGCTTTTCAATAAAAGGAGAGACAACTCTGCCTGTGGAGTCAAGGACTAGATGTAGTTCTTCATGCAGCTTAATTTGGACTCCCCTCACTCTCAGTATATTGTACTATCATCTCTGAATTCATGTCATTTTCATTATTTACAGAAATTTTGCTTTTGTTCATTTCCATTTGTATGTTTTTGATGTATGGGAAATTTAATCTTTTCAGGCAAGATACACTTGGTTCAATCTGGGGGCAGTGATGTCAGCAAATCATTGGAAGAGTTAAGTAAGTGCGGTCTGTATCTCATTTTTTTTTTCTTATATAAGGGAAGGCATCATGGCATATACTCTctccgtcccacaatataagaagttttttgacactacactaatgtcaaaaaatgtcttacattgtgggacggagggagtaataaataAGTGCAGATCATCGGACAGGCAGCGTTGTTGTTCTTTTCAGTGCTCTCCGCTATGTCCGTGAACAGACTTGTGTGCATAAAGAATCGCATTAACCTGTAACATGTGTTCATCACATAAGATCGTCATAACAGCCTTCCTTTTGGCAGGGGAAGGGCTATTTTAGTTGCGACCTGAGGGACAATGAGCAGCAGGAGGAGTTGGCCAACTGGAGTGTTAGATTCAGGCAACTTTGCCAAAGCACTTTTATTAGGTCCATTGATAGTAACTGGACTGGAGAACTGAAAGCCCTTGTATATGCAAGCGGTGCTCTCTCTGCCTTTTTGAGCGTATGGGGGCTCTTCTGGCTGTTGAAATCGAGTTTATATTGAGCTGCAGGAGAGAAACGGCGGTCTATTGAGATCTCTGAAGATGCTTTTATTTTTCACAGCTAGTACTGATGCCCCGTGCTCGTAACAATGACCAGTCTCAGTGTCTATTCATAATACTTGCATCTTTGTTTTAAGCCCTACGTGCTAGCATACCATATCGCAGTTAGTTGGCTCAAATCTGAATTTACTTATCTGCTGCAGAAATACAGCTCCTGATGCTCATGTCTCTTTGTCTGCTGGTCTGACTGGCCTGTCTAGAGTGTTTTCATTTTCTGGTTGCTCTAtctttttattttcatttttctatGTACTCCCTTCGTCCTAATTTACATGCCATCTTATTTCATGATTTAGCTTACTGTCAATTTGACCAATAATGTAAGAGTCATGTGTCATAAATATCATACTGTTAGAATTTTTTGGGGGAGTAGGAATTCAATGGTATAACTTTTGTGGTACttaataaatgttttattggtcAAATTGATGGTCAAACTTAAACTTGAAATTCATTGGTTCCACGCAAACTGCGACACCGTAGTACATGCACAGTatttttttttcatgaatatagGTGATTTTTTTGTTCATGCCTTGTCGGCGTCCTCCCGTTGCGGCTTCGGCCCCGGTGCTCTGAAAGATGCGCCCTTCAGGCTTCCTTGGCTTGCCGGCGTTTTGGCAACTCCGGCCTCGTCTGACTAGATCTGCGTCTCTCCAAATCCTGGCTCGCCGGTGTTGCTGGTTGCTGTCGCATCCCGTGTGCCGACTCTCTTCGCACAACCGCCGCCTCTCCCACCTTCGCCACTGCTTCACCTCTCCTCTACCAGATCCAATGGCTCGCGCGTCCAGCGGTGCCCATTGCCACCCCTCGGCGGTGGATGTAGCTCCCCTTCCTGCTGTGACGATTCCAGCTAGCGGCCTCTTCCACATCTTTGGATCCTATCCCGGTGGCTTCGGATTGTTCGGACATAGGCCAGAGCAAATCCTTGCTTGGCTTATTGATACTTGTAGCGGCGACACCTACAGGTGATTCACCTTCTTGGAGGCACTTCCATGGCCTTCTCCATGCCCTTCTTCGAGCACCAGGGAAAACCCTAGGTCCGATTCCTTTggatcgggcggcggcggcgttacGTGTTATTCTCTTTAAGGAGTAGTCTTGCTTGCTTCCCCGGTGATGGTTTTCGAGATTTTGGACGTTGTATGGTTTGGAATGTTTCACTTGGCCAGGGTAGTTTAGCGTCGTGTTGTAGTTTTTGTTTGGGCCGAGCATTGCATGTCTCTCTGCTCTGGGCATCATGTCTACGCCGTCTTGTGGTTGTTCCATGTGATGTATCCCTCCTTATTCTAACTTCTTCTATCAATGAAAGATATGCAAGCTTGTGTATTCGCGTAAAAAAAAGATGATTTTTTATATTGATTCCATTTTTTGTAATGTAAACCATCTTTAAAATATGAAACGGTCGCGAGGAATGTGGATATTTTTATGGATTGGGGAATAAATCCATACGTTTAGATGTTTAATGAACATTTTTATATAATATATACATGAATAGTTTTCATATATAATAGAATAAAAACTAAAAAAAGGACAAAGTTGTAGCCTTTTTGTTCTGTTTTTCATATTAGGAACAATTTTTGTACATCTTTTTGCATAATATATGTAATGATACTAATTTTTAAAATTTGGAAAATATATAAATTAAGAAAGTAGATCAGCCAGTTTAGAAACTGTCCCACAGTACTCCTGCGAGTGCTTGTCTATAAACAAGGATATCATTTGCACTTTTCCGCTCAATCATCTCTCTCTCTAGCATCATCTCCTTTCCCTCCCGCTTCCCCTatgttccttctcttctttgtggGTTCGAGAGGAAGTGCTCGGTGCCATTTATTGTGTACTGGAGGCTGGGGCGCCACTTGATGGCGCCACTTGAGACGGACCTGTGCGCACTTATTTTGTCTCCGTATATTTGTCTGTTATGTTTTGTCCTCAGTCTCACTCATGTACATCAATATGGGCGTATGTTATAACATTAGGATCTAATAGTAGAACATCGATCAAACATATAGATACTACATTATTATCTTATTAGAGTTCAGAACCATCATAGGCAGTGGTACATGTAACGAAGATATGTACGATTCACCCTGGAGCATAAACGGGTACGATGCATTATAGTAGTTAATCCAAAAACGAAGACAAGCTAACACGAGGTGCTTCAGTTTGGCTGAAAAAAGAGACCTCATGAGGCCATGACTTGCTTTGTCAGAAGCCTGTTGTAGGGAATCGCAAGAAACGACCAACAACAGTGCAATTCGGATACTCACGTCTGGAATGATTTTGTACGCTTATATTCACAGAAATCCGAATGAAACTGCTTCGAGAGATAAATTTCAGAAATGAGAAGCAACAACAGTAGCATAAGAAAAAAAATACATGTTACATATAGTAATATTACCTACAGCCTAATGGTACGAACAAATCGAAGTCGTTTGATTTGGTAGTGTAGCTAAAACACAGGAAATGCAAATTGACTATGATGTCACTGCTAAAGAAGAATAAACAGCATCACTGTCTAGTGAAAAAACAGAACAAAAGGAATTATCTTCAGAAAatacatagtactccctctgttcctaaatatttgtctttctagagatttcaacaagtgactacacacggagcaaaatgagtgaatctacactctaaaatatgtctatatacatctgtatgtggtattccatttgaaatatctaaaaagacaaatgtttaggaacggagggagtattacataACACTTCTTGAAGAAAAAAAACCCTCTTATATGTAGTGTTATGTTAATCCATCTATACCTAGCAAATTGATTTTGTAATATGCTAGTATAGTAGTATAAAAAAATGACCTTGTATGGCTACAGAATGAAGTATGGTGTAAACAAAGCAGAAAACTGAGTGAAGTAAGTCATGACGACATAGTATAAGAAATCAATAAAAAAAAGGCCAATGCTTGCCTGCAATTGTAGTTGGAAAGTAACTTCACTTTTAAGAAATCGGAAGGTTTTAATTTCCAAATAATTCACTCCTTGAATATTCGCTCTTAAAGAAACCTCTGAGCTGGACAAGAATAGTAGCAAAAATAAGTAAACATGAAAGAACAAATCAACTCAAGATGCAGATGGGTAAAGCAAGATCATTCTGTAAACCTGAAATATGTTGGAATTTGCTAGTGGGCTtttggcccaaagcccaactaaaattctgaaattctcttggctcattcatgcacacatgtgagtggagtgagaggctaaagtttagtcccacctcataagttgagagagagttgcacctctttataaggtgagctcttctaccacttgtatgagtatgagaagaggagacctatacgcgcgctcctcctcctcgctcgcctcATCACGACGCGCTgagggttgcgggattgagccgagccgaggacaaagctatgcacgttgtctatatttttgctgctcggaaaaaattaatgagtcattaattaataattaacggacgcgttaattactgaaccgtttctgatttttttggatcgtgacgactcggacgtggggtttactcccacgacctacccggcccgcactatatagtcaggcagacgtctaccctagccgcagccgcttcgtatggtttcgcaccaccgttccagatcattgcgccgccaagcaagtcttctccatccctcctttcggcgtgcaccgggagaagggacaacaggcctccggaaccccgcctctcgtgatcctgtacgggagaggggcgatcaggtttttggggagcgcactcgcgcgACTGCTGGAAGCGACGACTTCGccaacgacgacttcttccccgatctcggcaacctcatcctcgccgacatgggcgacaacgtcaacgccggcggtgctgctcccgctgcaccgtatgtgattctatccttcctgttcgagatcgtggtagaattcatgtttctagtatgtgccctagatgtgatctgttcatctgttatgctagttcgcatgattagtttaatctctgctattgtagtcatgatttatcttctgtttattcggattaaatctcgtagtaatttgctcctatttccaacaatccaaaaacctgattataggcaatttactccgagtggttttgctgcgcaTCTGAAGCCGCCTGCCTTTAGGGGGCGCAATATAAGAGGTGGCGCACGAGAGCAGTCTATTGGTTTCATACCATGGTCTGCTATGACGCCACCAAGGGCaagcctgagggcgatcttaatccaGCACAACTGGAAGCTTTTGAGAAAATCGATACTCTCTTTAAAGGCGCTCTTCTGAGTGTTCTGGATGATTCCATTGTGGATTCGTATATGTCGTTTGACAACGACAAGgacatgtgggctgcgct
The Aegilops tauschii subsp. strangulata cultivar AL8/78 chromosome 3, Aet v6.0, whole genome shotgun sequence genome window above contains:
- the LOC109740910 gene encoding single-stranded DNA-binding protein, mitochondrial, encoding MSTKLLNSLSLRRLLGQQRNPIDLYTASRAWSSSTSFSGAHEKNGMGVEADGDLADSWKDADFRGVYRAIICGSVGQVPVQKKLRNGHTVTVFTVGTGGMFDQRRAGAENLPMPAQWHRIAVHNEQLGTYAVQKLVKNAAVYVEGDIETRAYNDNINNQVKIVPEICVRFDGKIHLVQSGGSDVSKSLEELREGLF